From Bdellovibrionota bacterium, one genomic window encodes:
- a CDS encoding ATP-binding protein, which translates to MWTITSDWSKNSKNNYQAEFQANISDLNCREGQKLVFPNVMHSFQKVSIDGSLIYSYGDEGQNYIRSIYGSPVLPCESIRGEKISWIVISPFKFFAKVNSYPYISKYSEVINRIEIKHLAIYGALFVFALVLFFGIKTQSLYMQSVYLGLFSVSMSAFFLSSVLGLVGIKLDLLLVDKIAAFSLGVATFSFVSFLKVRGLLAKKIFYVFCFLTIPGTLVIPFLSSGDTIQVFLNIIFAPGVLSTWIAFYSEFRFNIHSSWKAKALDLAALSSFAGATTLDVCYTMGLHNYGMVLGYGVLGTVFFFTRSLQTEINQTYQERDYLRENLELEVNRKTIELKNKTVDLEKTMLELKTTQAELVQTAKLASLGTLAAGIAHEINNSVNYVNGALVPLERIIEKNITDESSKNKTEKLMKVMKEGLGLTIDIIKSLRNYTGLNQAQFNDLNIDEIINSVLTIQKNKISNKIKVNLDIPNNLKVYGSVVGLNQVLMNLISNSIDAMPDGGTLDIKAQEVDKFVVVEVSDTGHGIPENIQSKIFDPFFTTKPVGKGTGLGLHIVLNEIKKHSGAIDVSSVINEGTKFTIRLPISDIAGAKDKVA; encoded by the coding sequence GTGTGGACAATTACTAGCGACTGGTCTAAGAATTCAAAAAATAATTATCAAGCAGAATTCCAAGCAAATATTAGTGATTTAAATTGTAGGGAAGGACAAAAATTAGTTTTTCCCAATGTGATGCATTCATTCCAGAAAGTTTCTATTGATGGATCATTAATATATTCTTACGGAGATGAGGGACAAAACTACATAAGATCAATTTATGGATCTCCGGTCCTGCCATGCGAATCTATTCGAGGTGAGAAGATAAGTTGGATAGTGATTTCTCCTTTCAAATTTTTTGCAAAAGTTAATTCTTATCCCTATATATCAAAGTATTCTGAAGTGATTAATAGAATTGAGATTAAGCATTTAGCTATTTATGGTGCTTTATTTGTATTCGCCTTGGTATTGTTTTTTGGAATTAAAACTCAATCTCTATATATGCAGTCTGTTTATCTAGGATTGTTCTCTGTTTCTATGAGTGCATTTTTTCTATCTAGTGTATTGGGATTGGTTGGTATAAAACTTGATTTGCTATTGGTAGATAAAATAGCTGCATTCAGTTTGGGAGTTGCCACATTTTCATTTGTGAGCTTTCTAAAAGTTAGAGGGCTACTAGCAAAAAAGATATTCTATGTATTTTGTTTTTTAACTATTCCTGGAACTTTGGTAATACCATTCTTATCTAGCGGAGATACGATTCAAGTATTTCTGAATATTATTTTTGCTCCTGGTGTTTTATCCACATGGATAGCGTTTTATTCGGAGTTTAGATTTAATATTCATTCCTCTTGGAAGGCTAAGGCCCTTGATTTGGCGGCCTTATCATCTTTTGCGGGAGCCACTACTTTAGATGTGTGCTATACAATGGGTTTGCATAATTACGGAATGGTTCTTGGATACGGTGTTCTAGGTACGGTGTTCTTCTTCACGAGATCACTTCAAACCGAGATTAATCAGACTTACCAAGAAAGAGATTATCTCAGAGAAAATCTAGAGCTAGAGGTTAATAGAAAAACGATTGAATTAAAAAATAAAACCGTTGATTTAGAAAAGACCATGCTAGAACTCAAAACAACTCAAGCCGAATTGGTTCAAACAGCTAAGCTGGCTTCCCTGGGTACTTTGGCGGCAGGTATTGCTCATGAGATTAACAATTCTGTGAATTATGTCAATGGAGCACTGGTTCCTCTAGAAAGAATTATTGAGAAAAATATTACAGATGAATCTTCTAAAAATAAGACTGAAAAATTAATGAAAGTTATGAAAGAAGGTCTAGGTTTAACAATAGATATTATCAAGAGTCTAAGAAATTATACAGGATTAAACCAAGCTCAATTCAATGACTTAAATATAGATGAAATTATAAACTCCGTACTTACGATTCAAAAAAATAAAATTTCAAATAAAATCAAAGTCAATTTAGACATTCCTAATAATTTAAAAGTATACGGTAGTGTGGTTGGCCTGAATCAAGTGCTGATGAACTTAATCTCTAACTCTATAGATGCAATGCCTGATGGTGGTACGCTCGATATTAAAGCTCAAGAAGTGGATAAATTTGTTGTGGTAGAGGTGAGTGATACAGGACACGGAATTCCTGAAAATATTCAAAGTAAGATCTTTGATCCATTTTTTACGACTAAGCCTGTGGGAAAAGGGACTGGACTAGGCTTGCACATAGTCTTGAATGAAATTAAAAAACACTCTGGAGCTATAGACGTTAGTTCTGTAATTAATGAAGGAACCAAGTTTACGATAAGATTACCGATAAGTGATATAGCTGGAGCAAAGGATAAAGTCGCATGA
- a CDS encoding nucleotidyl transferase AbiEii/AbiGii toxin family protein, producing MTVYTDKQQREVFHLLFLERLMKISDPNMYVLKGGVNLRFFFRSPRYSEDMDIDVFGGSVATLKKNGYKILQDPSLIRNLQTYGITDLKINDPLKAKHTETTQRFRFRLVNNSGEEFPTKVEFSRRNKNSNLDILTEAINPEIIFPYKKLSFQTRHYGAATAVAQKIHALGGRSEVQSRDVFDLYVFYLSGNLNKDAITRNTTMEEREKALSSLLMLDYSDYKGQVIEYLEEETKNQLGNKKAWDDICNTVIGYLDESD from the coding sequence ATGACTGTTTACACGGACAAACAACAAAGAGAAGTATTTCATTTGCTCTTTTTAGAAAGACTGATGAAAATATCGGACCCCAATATGTACGTCCTTAAGGGTGGGGTAAATTTGCGTTTCTTCTTTCGGAGTCCTAGGTATTCCGAAGACATGGATATAGATGTTTTTGGTGGAAGTGTCGCTACGCTTAAGAAGAACGGTTATAAGATCCTACAAGATCCATCATTAATCAGGAATCTTCAAACTTACGGAATTACCGATTTAAAAATAAATGATCCTTTGAAAGCAAAGCATACTGAAACGACTCAAAGATTTCGATTTCGTTTAGTCAATAATAGCGGTGAAGAATTCCCAACAAAGGTTGAGTTTTCTCGTAGAAATAAAAATTCTAACCTTGATATTCTTACAGAAGCTATCAACCCAGAAATCATTTTTCCATACAAAAAACTCAGTTTTCAGACTCGTCATTATGGTGCTGCAACGGCTGTTGCACAAAAAATCCACGCATTAGGCGGTCGCAGTGAAGTTCAATCGCGAGATGTATTTGATCTATATGTTTTTTACTTAAGTGGAAATCTAAATAAAGATGCTATCACTAGGAATACGACTATGGAGGAGCGGGAGAAAGCACTATCATCTCTACTTATGTTAGACTACTCCGATTACAAGGGACAGGTTATTGAGTATTTGGAGGAAGAAACAAAAAATCAGTTAGGTAATAAAAAGGCCTGGGATGATATTTGCAATACGGTTATAGGTTATTTAGATGAATCAGATTGA
- a CDS encoding HAMP domain-containing sensor histidine kinase: MNKFYLSFCLIGIVVFLFWGYVTPITCPGILIDSFSHRLIVSSPFITLVFCYLIFRNLNIELIAYFGILLVTADYSYLVAVNKNMVHSTGLYVVLTACLAVINKRWFLWLYSISFSLYCIYWILVSDVFVERAHWGNMLTLILLAAFFGIWRIRGLEQLQSEYKQNLDKSKQLEELNNIATQAAHDIRSPVMALENFISSFDDIDSKKLKIVSDSAKRINGIADFLMNEYRKTFTNQIEVSESKNAFDEQTISELVESLKEEKILLQSNFRKYTILIHGNIEYKIKDPKLQFELKRVLSNIINNSIEAFEDSSGVIDLMLSENQNSFSIQIKDNGKGIPKDIIEKLFERGVSFRKATGTGLGLAHAKEIIEKFNGRIELSSKVNLGTLVHVSISKF; the protein is encoded by the coding sequence ATGAACAAATTTTATTTATCTTTTTGCCTTATAGGAATCGTAGTATTTTTATTTTGGGGATATGTTACTCCAATTACTTGCCCTGGAATTTTAATTGATTCTTTTAGTCATCGTCTGATTGTCTCATCGCCATTTATAACTTTAGTTTTTTGTTATTTAATTTTTAGAAATTTAAACATCGAACTGATTGCTTATTTTGGAATTCTCTTGGTAACAGCAGATTATAGTTATTTAGTCGCAGTAAATAAAAATATGGTTCATAGCACCGGACTCTATGTAGTACTAACAGCTTGCCTTGCGGTCATTAACAAGCGCTGGTTTTTGTGGCTCTACTCTATATCGTTTTCTCTCTATTGTATTTATTGGATTTTAGTATCGGATGTATTTGTAGAGAGAGCTCATTGGGGAAATATGCTGACTTTAATTTTGTTAGCGGCATTTTTCGGGATTTGGAGAATTCGAGGCTTAGAGCAACTGCAATCAGAATATAAGCAAAACTTAGACAAATCAAAACAACTTGAAGAATTAAATAATATTGCCACACAGGCTGCCCACGATATCCGCTCTCCAGTTATGGCATTAGAAAACTTCATTAGCTCATTTGATGATATTGATTCTAAGAAGCTAAAAATAGTGTCTGACTCAGCAAAAAGAATCAACGGAATCGCTGATTTCTTAATGAATGAATACAGAAAAACATTCACAAACCAAATAGAAGTTAGCGAAAGCAAAAATGCTTTTGATGAACAAACAATCAGTGAATTGGTTGAGTCCTTAAAAGAAGAAAAGATACTTCTTCAATCAAATTTTAGAAAATATACAATTTTAATTCATGGGAACATAGAATATAAAATTAAGGATCCTAAACTACAGTTTGAATTAAAACGTGTTTTATCGAATATAATAAATAATTCTATCGAAGCTTTTGAGGATTCTAGTGGAGTTATAGATTTAATGTTAAGTGAAAATCAAAATTCTTTTTCTATACAAATTAAAGACAACGGAAAAGGTATCCCGAAAGACATTATCGAAAAATTATTTGAGCGTGGAGTTAGCTTTCGTAAAGCGACAGGAACCGGACTGGGGCTTGCCCATGCAAAAGAAATTATAGAAAAATTCAATGGCAGGATCGAACTGTCGTCAAAAGTTAATCTCGGCACATTGGTTCATGTTTCCATTTCAAAATTCTAA
- a CDS encoding adenylate/guanylate cyclase domain-containing protein translates to MLNNEDLLKVNESLLRGVVSRAGILSGIFCVAFTIYGFSSYEFITTFHPELTLLNNVWPRFIFNTIPLGLFWYYFRNYQDNVKLKVIMWTFGLPLILVSACFIHVWPIIYSGQSEIILYVHSANAFIITMCFLTVSPPPKYLYFQGLTLTTIFVAPLAWMLYKNNSFILLKTVLSDLGIAFVASIIIALQIYKLRLKIATFDIKVKRSAAPFLGDRLTKALYEQNEDLLKERKVDAIIVMVDIRNYSEFSNKNSEQLVKDFMNEYHANVSKIFNDKGGYLHKTSGDGHMVSFGVMDESPDLKDLPGYDTEGLAAEIKLGRARFTNALAAMATLAYQFDTLKQKYDVTENMALGIGVAEGDVTVSVHGDEHRKELDISGRTIILSSRLETYSKTIKSKIAPTQSVVVLQSTLSRHFEDNHRMFKKWDTLELDLKVRNFPEIDHVYYHVFFNKYEKRESILKLRAS, encoded by the coding sequence TTGTTAAACAATGAAGATTTACTAAAAGTAAATGAAAGTCTTCTTAGAGGAGTGGTCAGTAGAGCTGGCATTCTCAGTGGTATATTTTGTGTTGCGTTTACTATCTATGGCTTTAGTAGTTACGAATTTATTACGACATTTCATCCGGAATTAACATTGCTAAACAACGTATGGCCAAGATTTATTTTTAACACAATACCGCTTGGTCTTTTTTGGTATTATTTTAGAAACTATCAAGACAACGTTAAGCTAAAAGTGATAATGTGGACATTTGGACTACCGCTGATTCTGGTTTCTGCCTGTTTTATTCACGTGTGGCCAATAATTTATTCAGGGCAATCAGAGATTATTTTGTATGTTCACTCGGCAAATGCATTTATTATTACGATGTGTTTTCTTACAGTGTCACCACCGCCTAAATATCTATATTTTCAAGGTCTAACTTTAACAACAATCTTTGTCGCACCATTGGCATGGATGTTATATAAAAATAACAGTTTTATTTTACTGAAGACAGTCTTGAGTGATTTAGGGATTGCTTTTGTTGCATCAATTATTATTGCTCTTCAAATTTACAAACTTAGATTAAAGATTGCTACTTTCGATATTAAAGTGAAAAGATCTGCTGCTCCATTCTTAGGAGACAGGCTTACAAAAGCTCTTTATGAGCAAAACGAAGACTTATTAAAAGAAAGAAAAGTTGATGCTATAATTGTCATGGTGGATATCAGGAATTATTCAGAATTTTCTAATAAAAACAGTGAGCAATTAGTTAAAGACTTTATGAATGAATATCACGCCAACGTATCTAAGATATTCAATGATAAAGGCGGCTATTTGCACAAAACGAGCGGTGATGGGCATATGGTTTCATTCGGCGTTATGGATGAATCTCCAGACTTAAAAGACTTACCTGGTTATGATACTGAAGGGCTTGCTGCAGAAATAAAGCTTGGTAGAGCGAGGTTTACGAATGCATTAGCGGCAATGGCAACCTTAGCTTATCAATTTGATACTTTGAAACAAAAGTATGATGTCACAGAGAATATGGCTTTAGGAATCGGAGTAGCTGAAGGGGACGTAACTGTAAGTGTACACGGCGATGAACATCGCAAAGAGCTAGATATTAGCGGTAGAACTATTATCTTATCGTCTAGGCTCGAGACTTATTCAAAGACTATTAAGAGTAAAATTGCTCCTACGCAATCAGTAGTTGTTTTGCAATCTACGTTATCTCGGCATTTTGAAGACAATCATAGAATGTTTAAAAAATGGGATACACTGGAGTTAGATTTAAAAGTTAGAAATTTCCCAGAAATTGATCACGTGTATTATCATGTGTTTTTCAATAAATATGAAAAGAGAGAAAGCATTCTCAAATTGCGAGCCAGCTAA
- a CDS encoding aminotransferase class I/II-fold pyridoxal phosphate-dependent enzyme, which translates to MAKKVLRRTRYQIKDKQELNIHLTSLSGERILGKVREVSSTGLSFELQVASEELPVLKDQVLSEGKLVWEANEWAFGRSVVKFVHKSESKVTLGIMFIDSHAPIEGPLSKCFKMNLEGNMAKSELEYSSDNSSLADFLGKDDGSVDIFNKAKKYHFYHNSLQKSVRWGYWIPREPSKGIRVTLTKKRSDGRNDFIVMSSNDYLGLSARPEVVEATKIALDKYGFGATGSPITCGQTEEHERLQETLSRMFRTEATTLFNSGYAANIGLISSLVGPNDLVIADILSHASIYDGMQLSQGVKRFFKHNDMDHLEKVLSRTRYESNGCLIVAEGVFSMDGDAAPLNDIVSLAKKYDARVMIDEAHSFGVLGKNGLGLSEESNLLGGIDLTMGTFSKICGTIGGFACGSKELIDWLNVSARSVFFSVALPPSTVAATNKSLELFQSEPQLLGKLRSNIEFFTSGLRKMGFDIPKDHKTAIVPVVIGDEEKLGKMYKILYDSGIYTIPVVYPAVSKNTCRFRFTVSAQHSLSDLDYALLVIKRAMEKVGLAPKEIALKESA; encoded by the coding sequence ATGGCAAAAAAAGTACTCAGAAGAACTCGATACCAAATAAAAGATAAACAAGAGTTGAATATTCATTTAACTTCTCTTTCCGGAGAAAGAATTCTAGGTAAGGTGAGAGAAGTTTCATCGACCGGACTTTCTTTTGAATTGCAAGTTGCCTCAGAAGAGTTACCAGTTTTAAAAGATCAAGTTCTATCTGAAGGAAAGCTTGTCTGGGAAGCGAATGAATGGGCGTTTGGTAGATCTGTTGTAAAATTCGTTCATAAGTCAGAAAGTAAAGTTACTCTAGGAATTATGTTTATTGATAGTCATGCGCCGATTGAAGGTCCATTAAGCAAATGCTTTAAAATGAATCTCGAAGGAAACATGGCAAAGTCTGAACTAGAATATAGCTCAGACAACTCATCATTGGCTGACTTCCTTGGTAAAGATGATGGATCAGTCGATATATTTAACAAAGCAAAAAAATATCACTTCTATCACAACTCATTACAAAAATCTGTACGTTGGGGATATTGGATTCCACGAGAGCCAAGTAAAGGTATTCGAGTTACATTGACTAAAAAAAGATCAGATGGTCGTAATGATTTCATAGTTATGTCGTCAAACGATTATCTAGGCTTATCTGCACGTCCTGAAGTCGTTGAGGCTACAAAAATAGCTTTGGATAAATATGGCTTCGGAGCTACAGGATCACCAATCACATGCGGTCAAACTGAAGAGCATGAAAGACTGCAAGAAACTTTATCAAGAATGTTTAGAACAGAAGCGACTACATTATTTAATTCTGGATATGCTGCGAATATAGGATTGATAAGTAGTTTAGTGGGGCCAAATGATTTAGTTATTGCTGATATCTTATCACATGCTTCAATTTACGATGGTATGCAATTATCTCAAGGTGTAAAAAGATTTTTTAAGCATAATGATATGGATCATCTAGAGAAAGTTTTATCTAGAACACGATACGAGTCGAATGGTTGTTTGATCGTTGCTGAAGGCGTGTTTTCAATGGACGGTGATGCCGCTCCACTTAATGATATTGTAAGTTTAGCTAAAAAATATGATGCACGAGTAATGATCGATGAAGCGCATTCATTCGGAGTGCTTGGTAAAAACGGATTAGGTCTTTCGGAAGAATCAAATCTCCTTGGGGGAATTGATCTTACTATGGGAACTTTCTCTAAAATCTGCGGAACTATAGGTGGATTTGCCTGTGGTTCAAAAGAGCTTATCGATTGGTTAAACGTTTCCGCAAGATCTGTATTCTTTAGTGTGGCATTACCACCATCAACAGTGGCTGCTACTAATAAATCATTAGAATTATTTCAAAGCGAACCACAGTTATTAGGTAAACTAAGATCGAATATTGAGTTCTTTACATCGGGTCTTAGAAAAATGGGATTCGATATTCCAAAAGATCATAAAACTGCAATTGTTCCAGTTGTTATTGGAGACGAAGAAAAATTAGGTAAGATGTATAAAATCCTTTATGACTCTGGCATATATACTATTCCAGTGGTTTATCCAGCAGTAAGTAAAAATACCTGTAGATTTAGGTTTACCGTATCTGCCCAGCATTCATTGAGTGATTTGGATTATGCATTGCTAGTTATAAAAAGAGCTATGGAAAAAGTTGGACTAGCGCCAAAAGAAATAGCTCTGAAAGAGTCAGCATAA
- a CDS encoding response regulator yields MKPLIFYVDDEPHNLTVFEAALGDEWEVLTFDNPMQALKEMDKKTPWIIVSDQRMPNISGVEFLELSMKLHPNAVRMIVTGYSDENLVVESVRRAKVFDYIRKPWDYDDLEKSLARGIEFYKTDTERIRLQEEVKKREEELKTRNNELLQMTVDLEKANKNEIKMRQELECWVPPFVLWAINDNKIKFPMKKDIVGITFDIINSSAIHEIKVKEKSLRGEIIRLFSELIIKHGGWRESHTGDSAYGHFGLFEDSQNPREAALAVAREFRVALRSLCSVNNISVECGIALHTAKDSVVDIHTVQLNTPKGNIIQKSFDTTSSDIDLLHRIEKFVHTLPGTNIIMTKDFLHGLNQKPENIIALGSHKFLGQSNMAELYLIPSDRVKPEDIDSLKQVSKAA; encoded by the coding sequence ATGAAGCCGCTCATTTTTTATGTGGATGACGAACCACATAATTTGACAGTATTTGAGGCCGCACTCGGAGATGAGTGGGAGGTGCTTACTTTTGACAATCCAATGCAAGCTCTAAAGGAAATGGACAAAAAAACTCCTTGGATTATTGTTTCTGATCAAAGAATGCCAAATATTTCTGGTGTAGAATTTTTAGAACTATCAATGAAGCTTCATCCGAACGCTGTAAGAATGATTGTGACAGGCTATTCAGATGAAAATCTGGTTGTGGAGTCGGTAAGAAGAGCAAAGGTTTTCGACTATATCAGAAAGCCTTGGGACTACGACGATCTTGAAAAAAGTTTAGCAAGAGGCATAGAGTTTTACAAAACGGACACTGAAAGAATTAGGCTACAAGAAGAAGTTAAGAAAAGAGAAGAAGAGCTTAAAACTCGCAACAACGAGCTCCTTCAGATGACCGTAGACCTTGAAAAAGCCAATAAGAATGAAATAAAAATGAGACAAGAACTTGAGTGTTGGGTTCCGCCTTTTGTGCTTTGGGCAATCAACGATAACAAAATTAAATTTCCTATGAAGAAAGACATCGTAGGAATTACTTTTGACATTATCAATAGCAGTGCGATTCACGAAATTAAAGTTAAAGAAAAATCACTCAGGGGAGAAATTATTAGATTGTTCTCTGAGTTGATCATTAAGCATGGCGGATGGAGAGAGTCTCACACGGGAGATTCAGCCTACGGTCATTTCGGACTATTCGAAGACTCACAAAATCCCCGTGAGGCAGCCTTAGCGGTAGCACGTGAGTTCAGAGTTGCTTTAAGAAGTCTCTGTTCAGTGAATAACATAAGCGTAGAGTGTGGCATTGCATTGCACACAGCCAAAGACAGTGTCGTGGATATACATACTGTTCAATTGAATACTCCTAAGGGAAATATCATTCAAAAATCATTTGATACAACTTCATCTGATATCGATTTACTGCACAGAATAGAAAAATTTGTCCACACGTTACCTGGCACAAATATTATCATGACAAAAGATTTCCTACATGGCTTGAACCAAAAACCAGAGAATATTATCGCTTTGGGAAGTCATAAATTTTTAGGTCAGAGCAATATGGCAGAACTCTATTTAATACCAAGTGATAGAGTTAAGCCTGAAGACATAGACAGCCTCAAGCAGGTTTCTAAAGCTGCTTGA